Below is a genomic region from Azoarcus sp. KH32C.
AACGCCTTGCGCCAGTGGATCGACGATATCGATGCCGGACGTTATCCCGGGCTCTACCTGCTGATTACCGGTACGCCGGCGTTCTATGATGGTCCGCAAGGCATCCAGCGCCTTGTCCCCTTGGCCCAGCGCCTGCATGTCGACTTCGCCACGGAGGCTCGCTTCGACAATCCGCGCGCTGCGCAGATTCGGCTGTCGCCCTTCAACCACGAGGCACTGGTGGAAGTGGGCTGCCGGGTGCGCGACATCTATGCATCCGGAGCGGGTGATGTGCGCCGAATTGCTGATGTCGTTGACGACGGCTATGTCGAGAGCCTTGCGCGAGCGGTTGCCGGTGGATTGGGAGGCAAGGTAGGCGTCGCGCCCCGGCTGTTTCTGAAGAAGCTGGTGGCCGACGTGCTTGATCGGGTGGACCTGCACGCAGAGTTCGATCCGCGCCGCCACTATCAACTGACCCTGACGGAGACCGAAATGTCCGCCAACGAGCGTGCGGCAGCGAACGCCAATTCGGTGGACGACGTCGAGTTGTGAGTCGCGCGTCTGAACCGGTCGGGGATCCGTTCGATACGCTTCATCCAGCGTTGCAGTATCACGTCGTCAATTCACTGGGCTGGTCTTCGCTAAGGCCGACGCAGCGCGATGCGATTCTGCCCATCCGGGACGGACGCCACTGCCTCCTGTTGGCACCCACTGCGGGTGGCAAGACTGAAGCGGCCATCATTCCGGTGCTGTCCCGCATGCTTACCGAGAACTGGATCGGGGTGAGCGTGCTGTACGTATGTCCCATCAAGGCGCTGCTCAATAACCTCGCTCAGCGCCTGGAGCACTACGCCGGTCTGGTTGGGCGTCGAGTGGAACTGTGGCATGGCGACGTCTCGCAGTCGCGCAAGCAGCGGGCGCTGAAGGATCCGCCAGACATCATCCTGACCACGCCCGAGTCCGTCGAAGGCATGCTGATTTCGACGCGTGTGGAACGGCAGGCGTGGTTCGGGAGCGTGCGGGCGGTGGTCGTCGACGAGTTGCACGCATTTGCGGGCGATGACCGGGGATGGCATCTGCGTTCGATACTGGCCCGCCTGGAGGGCTACGTTTGCGAGCCCCCGCAACGGATCGGCCTGTCGGCAACGGTGCGCAATCCGGAACAGCTCCTCGCATGGTTCGCCCCCTTCGGTGAGCGGGAAGTCGTAGGTAGTGCCAGCGTAAGTACGGACGCCGATGTCACCGTCGACTTCGTGGGTTCGATCGAGAATGCCGCGACGGTAATCTCCCGGCTGCATCGGGGCAAGAAGCGCTTGGTATTTTGCGATTCCCGAAGCCAAACCGAGCAGATCGGAAACCTGTTGCGCCAACATGGGCTACGGACCTTTGTCAGCCATGCGTCGCTGAGTGCTTCCGAGCGCAAGCAGGCTGAATCCGCATTCGCGGAGGAAAAGGACTGCGTGATTGTAGCGACATCCACCCTTGAGCTCGGTATCGATGTCGGGGATCTCGACTACGTCATACAGATCGATGCGCCGTCCACGGTGTCGTCGTTCCTGCAGCGCATGGGACGTACCGGGCGCCGCCAAGGGGCTCGTAGGAACTGTCTCTTCCTCGCGACCACCGACCAAGCATTCTTGCTGACCCTTGGGTTGGCAGAGCAATGGACGCAGGGGTGGGTCGAGGCGGCCATCGCGCCTCCGGAGTCCTGGGGGGTGGTTGCGCAGCAGACGCTGACGGTGGTCCTGGAGCACGGGGCCTTGGCGCGAACCGAGCTTCTGTCCAAAATTGCCACGTGTTTCCCGGAGTGTGGCGCTGCCGACCTGGAGGTATTGGTTGATGGTCTGGTGGAGTTGGGATACCTGCATGAGGCTGGCGAGAACGTCCTGCAGGTGGGGCCCGAGACTGAGCGAGAGTATGGCCGTGCTCACTATCGCGGATTGCTTGCCACGTTCGAAGGCTCGTCTTTGCTGACCGCCAGGCATGCTGGCTCGGACATCGGTTTTGTGGATCCGTCCGCTTTGAGCGGACACGAGGAACGAAGGAACATCCTTCTGGCAGGACGGACCTGGAGAATTGTCGACGTCGACTGGGGCAGACGCATCGTGACGCTGGAACCAGCAAGCGGTGGCGGTACGGCGCGATGGACAGGGGTGGGTCGTGTGTTGGGCGCCGAGGTGTGTGGGGCGATTCGCACTGCGCTTAGCAAGGAGACGCTCGGCGGCGTGACCCTTTCAAAGCGAGCCGCCTTGCGCCTGGAGGAGTTGCAGGGCGCGATGCCTACGGGAGACGGGCAGGTCATAACTCGTGACGAGCGAGGGCGCTACCGGGTCTGGACCTACGCGGGAACGATTTCCAACCGACTGCTCTATCACCGAATTCGGGAGCAGGCAGGCGGAAGCGGGTACGACGAGCTGGGCGTCGATACGCGCCGAGATCCGACGGACGCGCTCAGAGCAGCGCCTGAACTGCCCCTTCAATTGCGTGAATCAGAAATACAGGATGCCAAGCGGTCGATGAAGTTCGCGCAATGCGTGCCCGAACGGTTGTTCGCGCGGACGCTGGAGGCGAGGTTGTTCGGGTGGGGTGGGGCGCTGGGATCACAGTAGAGCGAGTCTCACTGACATTCTGGGCAGACCTGCACGGCATGTCATTCTCACCCCGTCGATAGTGACTCGGGGCACCGGGCAGACGGATTTTCCTTGCCATCGGGCTACCTGTTCTCCAGGTGATTAACTGTGGCGCTTGCGTGTTTGCTTGACAAAAGTGGTATTTAAAACAATATGTTAAGAATATTGTTGCACTTCCGTTTTTGCGGCCCGCTGGGCATAATCCCACCGAAGGGTTCAGGAGACGGGGGCGATGGAGTTGGCAGCCAAGGCGAGCAGTCCGAAGAGGCGGAGACGAGATCCTCGACTTCCGGTCCTCTATCTAGATTACGACGGCGTTCTGCACCCTGACGAAGTCTATCGGGTGGGCAATCAGGTCGTTCTTCGTATGGACGGTTTCGCATTGTTCGAGTGGTCTTCGATCATTGAGTCGCTCATCGCGCCGTACCCGGAACTCCAGATCGTCCTCTCAACATCGTGGGTCCCCGTATTCGGGTTCGACAATGCGTTGGTTCGCCTGCCCGACGCGTTACAGCGACGCGTTGTCGGTGCCACCTGGCATCTGCATGATCCTGGACGCTGGCGGTATTTGACGCGGTTCGAACAGATCCTCGGAGATGTTCAGCAACATCGTCATCATCGATGGCTCGCCGTCGATGATGACGGAATCGGCTGGCCTGATGAGGCCCGTGCGAATCTTGTGCTGACTGATTCGTTGCTGGGCTTGGGCGTGGTATCAGCCCAACAGGAGTTGGCCGAAAAGCTCGAGGCGTTGCATCGATAGCCACCCTGTACCTTAGCGGTGCCGCGATTTTTTTGTGGGGTGACCATGAGGACGATTTCGTATCGCGTGACCACGCGGATCGAGTGCGATCCGACGGGGAATTCTCGCTCCGTTGTAGCGATTCCCCCTGAGATCCTCCGGACACTGGGACTCAGGGACGGTTCCATGGTTGAGCTCCAAGTCCGCCCTGAAGACGGCGGGCTACGGTTGGTGCTTGAACCCATTTACTGTCAGGGAACGTGTACGGTGGTTGCGGACCGGTACGGCGGTGGCTATTCCGGAGGACAATACGTCGCCTGGCCGCTTCCCGAGGCCGCCATCCCGCCCGATTCGCAGGGAGGTGATATCGAGGCAGGGGTTTTCTGGTCCGAGCCCCATCTGTGCGGCCTTGGTGCGACCCCGGAGGAAGCCTCGGCCGATCTTGAGCGACGGCTGTCAAGCACGGAGAGCGGCCCGTCCGTGCTCACGGACAGTTGCGAATAGCTACGCTAACCGTTGCTTTTCGCGATCGCACAGTAGCGCAGGTACTGCGACGAGAATCCCCCCTTGTGCTGGGGGCGGTAACACAACCTGTGACTGCACGGCACTAGTGCATCTGTCGGCGGCACTTGGGGGCAGAACGCGGTCGCCCGCGAGGTTTGGTGGTGGTTCGTTGTGGGTCTTCGTTTTCCGCCGGGCCCGATGGCAACTGGACGCCCAGTCGTTCGTTCAGCCAGGCGTAGAAGATGTCGGGGTGCCAGTAGACGCGCCGGCCGATATTTGAGGGTTCGACGATGGTGCCATCCGCGAGCCAGTTATCGATGGTCCGCTTCGAAACTGAAAGGATGTGAGCCGCTGCTTCCTTGGTGATGGGCTGATAGGGTTCGGTCATGACCGGAATCAGGTGGTTCAAAATCGAGTATAGGTCGACCGACCCTGGATGCTGAGATCACTTCGCGGTTGCGGACGCTGCCGGACACTTGGTGCTACCGCTCGGTATTGCAGGGCACGGTTCGAGCTGACGACGAGGCGTCGGAATGGCTCGACGGAAACGGTTCCAGTCGGACGGCCAGGAAGCCGAGGGCTCAGGTTCTGGATACACAGGCATAGGAGGAGTCCGTGAATCCGGTGCTTTTCGTCGACTACGACGGCGTACTTCACAAGTTCGGCGAGCAGGCGCTCGACGAAGGGTTCAATCTCATTGCCAACTCGGCCTTGTTTTGCTGGGTACCGCACCTCGAGCGGCTACTGACGCCTTACCCTGAAATCCGGATCGTCGTGTCTTCGGACTGGCGTCGTCTTTTCCCGGACGAGACCCTCGCAGACCTGCTCGGGGCCTTGAAGCCGCGTGTCATCGGAGCGGTCGAAATCTCGTGCTCTCCCCGGTCAGAGGAAATCCGCAGAGAGGCCGCTCGCAGGGGCCTCGTGCACTGGCTTGCTCTCGATGACCATTTCAGCGTGCTTGATGCGGAGCGGGTTGGGGATGAGCGCTACGTGGGGTGTGCGCCGGAGACCGGCCTCAGCGATCCGTTGGTGCAGGCGAAGCTGGCGCGGCGGCTTGCTGACCTGATGGCACGTTATCGGGCGCCGTAGCCTCAGAGACGAAGGGAAACCCGCCCTCGCGATCGTTAGGGTAGGGGGGCTAAGGGAATGGGCTTCGCGGGTGTCGACCGGGGCCTTCTGGAGTGCCTGCTCAGTCAATGACAAAGGCATCGATTTTGCTCCAATCTTGCTCCATTGCTCCAAGAAAGTGCTGCACGCAGTTGCATGCTCCTGCACGTTGTTGCACAATGAACCCAGGTTTTTCAATGACTTAACCACCGAGTGCCGGTAGGCAAAAGGCGCAGGAACGGGTTCGGGACGCAGGGGCCGGAGGTTCGAATCCTCTTTCCCCGACCACTTATTCCCGCAAAAAGCCACTCGAAAGAGTGGCTTTTTGTTTTCTGCGTTAAGGCTTGCCGCGTAAGGGCTGCCGGGCTGGGCTGTCGTCCGGCTTCTCCAAGACGTCGTCGGTGGTCGGACGTGGGAGCAGGGTGTCGATGGAGATGACATTGCCGGTGCCTGGCGCCCAAGGTAACGAAGGCATGCTGACGCGCATGGACAGTCGTGCCGCTTCGCTTCCCGGTGTATCCGTGCTGCGGCGCATGGGAATCACGGTCGCTTCGAACTGAGGCATCCATGGGACGGCGTCATGGCGTCGGTCGTCGTTCATTTCACGGTCGCGGTGGGCGGTTCCTGAGCCCCGGTTCAATTGCTCAATCCAGCGATTCCAGAACCTGAAGTAGAAGTTCATCCATGGCACGCCAAACCATATCGCGGTCAACTCGCGCGGCGGCCAGCCGAGCAAGCCCGTGGTCTCTGCGCGCGTTCCTGCCGCGCGGCGTCGGTACTTGTGCGAATAGGTCTTTTCAGCCATGAGCTACTCCTCCGTTTTCCGGCTCCGGTTTTCTGTATAGCACCGACAGGCGGCCGTGCAAACGGGGAAGTGCAAGTCGTGCCGAGTTCGCAGTGAGGCAGAAGCCGCACTCAGGCGGCGCGCAAGGGACTACACTGCTAGTGAAAGAAAGTGTGCGCCGGGCGAGCCACACGATGGTGAGGCCGGCAGACCGGAGCGGAGGCCGAGATGAGCCACAAACACATCAACCTACTGCGTACGATTTTCCAGGATCCGCCCAGCGCCAACATACATTGGCGAGAGGTCGAATCGCTGCTCACGCACCTCGGCGCGACGATCGAGCCGGCCCATGGGGCGCGGTTCCGTGTCGTGCTCAACCGGATGGAAGGTTTCCTCCACCATCCGCATCATGGCAGCGAATGCGGCCGGCAGGATATCAAGCAACTGCGCGAATTCTTGGCGCATGCCGGCGTGACGCCATCGACCTACGAGGCGCATGGCGCGGAGCACGGCACCTCGTGAGGCTGCCAGGCGCTGAGGGACGGCCGGCGCGCCGGGGTTAAGAACGTCCACGTTTCCGTAACCCATTTGCGCTATGCTTCGTCTGTTGCTCTGCAACATGCAGGGCGAATCTATTTGTTGTCGATTTTCCCCTTTCGGATTGTGAATGAGATGAGCGAACAGACGCGCGATTTTTCGGAATTCTATGGTTATCGTTTCGAGGACCTGAGCGTGGGCATGAGTGCCGCGGTGGGCCGCACCGTGACCGATGCCGACATCCTGATGTTTGCTGGCGTTTCCGGCGACACCAACCCGGTCCATCTGGACGGCGAGCTCGCCGGGGCGTCGATGTTCGGCGGCCGTATCGCGCATGGCATGCTGTCGGCAAGCTACATTTCGACCGTTTTCGGTACGAAACTGCCCGGACCTGGCTGCATCTACCTGGCGCAGACGCTGAAGTTCAAGGCCCCGGTCAAGGCCGGCGATACGGTTGTCGCGCGCGTGACGGTCGTGGAACTCATCCCGGAAAAACGGCGCGCGCTGTTCAATACCGTGTGCACAGTCGGCAGCAAGGTGGTGCTCGAAGGCCAAGCCGAAATTCTGGTGCCGGCACGCGACTGATGTCGTCGGAGAGGGCTGCGCGCGAGCCCTTTCCTCCAAATGCAAAACGGGAGCTGTTGCTATGTGGAGTAAAACCAATCATATCAGCGCGTGAGTGAGTGGCCGCAAGGGTTCCGTTTTTGTTAACTGTAATACTTCGCCCAGCTTCGGCTGGGCGATTTAATTTGGGCATACCGATCTGGTGTGAAAAGGCTCAGCCGGACAGTGCCGGCTCGATCGTTGAAATGGCCCATGTTGCAGACCACACCGAAGACAGCAATCGATCCAATCCTGCCGGTCACCCGCTTGGTCAAGCGACGTTCAACGCGACGGACATTTCTTGCAGCGCTCGCCTTGACATCCCTCACTTGCACCGGTGCAAGCGCCCATGATTTCGCGGTCGAGCACGGCATACGGTTGATTCCTCCCGACACCGAAATCCCTTGGGAAGTGGCAACGGTACGCATCGACGTCGCCAGGGCGGATGTCGGCCAGCCGGGAGCGGTCTTTGTGGCCGCAGCCGCCATCGACTGGACGAATAATGCAACTTACTCCGACAGGATGGGACAAGTTCGAGGGCGGCCTTACCGAACCAATCGCCGTGTTCGACCGCCTCCTCTCGCGCCACCAGGTCATCTCCTTCAATTCGCGCGACTTTGATCGCAAAGGCCACCTCGCTTACGACCTGGGCCTGACCGGCAACACCTTGTGCGAAGCTGCCGCCGCTCTTGGCGCAACGGATTTTGCCATCGCCGCACGAGACGCTGCGCGGCAAGCGAGGCGGCGCAGACACAGACGGCAAGGTGGTAGAAGAGTGCAGCCGTTAGGCTCAGTGTATGCAGCTGACTTATACTGCCCAAGCTATTCTGTCTTGGTTCCTCGGATGAAAATGAAGAACGTCGCAGTTGCTGTGATCAGCATCGCCGGGTTGGTATGCCTTACATTGCTTGTTTCCGGGACGCGTGTATTGGTTTGGGAAACCAAAGTCAATCCTGGAGAGGTCTACGTCGTCGAGGAACACGGTGACCTTGGGGGGTCCAAGCAAGCCACACTTGTTTGCCGCTACTTCACGGGCCGGAGCATTCGTACATCGGTGCTGTGGTACTCGTCGAACAACATCATGGGCAAGGATCAGTGCCCCTTCACAGCGCAGGAGCCATGAACTATGGCTACGAATCGGCTTCCTTTCTATCTGCTGTCGATCTCCGCGTTTGCTCTTTCAGCCTGCAATGGTACTGGTGCGACAGATACGGAAACTTTCGTCCTCTATCGCAACAGCGTCACCAACCAAAACATGCGAATTCACGTCGCCACCTTCGATGCAGCAGATGGCGAGGCATACAACAAAGAGAACTGCGACCAAGCTCAGGAACTATTCCAAGCGCAACCGGGCGTCGCAACGAAATTTTGGTGCGAGAAGGGAACGTTTCGGAGGTAACGCCGGAACCTAACCTACAAAGGACGTTTAGATCGCATGGAATACACCGTATCAAAGATCGAGGCGGCTGTTGACCAACTGGACTGGTCTATTCGCTTATTTCTTGATCACCAAGCCTTCATACCTGCCATCACCCTTGCGGGTGCTGCCGAGGAGATCATCGGCCAGACTCTTGGCGATCAATCTGCTTTCGCTTTGCTCAAGAGTCGCATCACCGCGCAAACGGACCTTCCAGAAAGCAAGGTGTCTCAGTTGCATTTGAATCGCGCGAAAAACTGGGCAAAGCATTGGCTCGGTATGAAAGACGATGAGGTTATTCACTTGGAACTGGAAGCGGAGGCGATCCAGTACATCCTGCGTGCGATCTCGAACCTGATTGGTCACGACCGATCCTTGCCGAGCGAAGGCCCCAGA
It encodes:
- a CDS encoding MaoC family dehydratase; the protein is MSEQTRDFSEFYGYRFEDLSVGMSAAVGRTVTDADILMFAGVSGDTNPVHLDGELAGASMFGGRIAHGMLSASYISTVFGTKLPGPGCIYLAQTLKFKAPVKAGDTVVARVTVVELIPEKRRALFNTVCTVGSKVVLEGQAEILVPARD
- a CDS encoding AlpA family transcriptional regulator, which produces MTEPYQPITKEAAAHILSVSKRTIDNWLADGTIVEPSNIGRRVYWHPDIFYAWLNERLGVQLPSGPAENEDPQRTTTKPRGRPRSAPKCRRQMH
- a CDS encoding DEAD/DEAH box helicase — protein: MSRASEPVGDPFDTLHPALQYHVVNSLGWSSLRPTQRDAILPIRDGRHCLLLAPTAGGKTEAAIIPVLSRMLTENWIGVSVLYVCPIKALLNNLAQRLEHYAGLVGRRVELWHGDVSQSRKQRALKDPPDIILTTPESVEGMLISTRVERQAWFGSVRAVVVDELHAFAGDDRGWHLRSILARLEGYVCEPPQRIGLSATVRNPEQLLAWFAPFGEREVVGSASVSTDADVTVDFVGSIENAATVISRLHRGKKRLVFCDSRSQTEQIGNLLRQHGLRTFVSHASLSASERKQAESAFAEEKDCVIVATSTLELGIDVGDLDYVIQIDAPSTVSSFLQRMGRTGRRQGARRNCLFLATTDQAFLLTLGLAEQWTQGWVEAAIAPPESWGVVAQQTLTVVLEHGALARTELLSKIATCFPECGAADLEVLVDGLVELGYLHEAGENVLQVGPETEREYGRAHYRGLLATFEGSSLLTARHAGSDIGFVDPSALSGHEERRNILLAGRTWRIVDVDWGRRIVTLEPASGGGTARWTGVGRVLGAEVCGAIRTALSKETLGGVTLSKRAALRLEELQGAMPTGDGQVITRDERGRYRVWTYAGTISNRLLYHRIREQAGGSGYDELGVDTRRDPTDALRAAPELPLQLRESEIQDAKRSMKFAQCVPERLFARTLEARLFGWGGALGSQ
- a CDS encoding HAD domain-containing protein, with amino-acid sequence MELAAKASSPKRRRRDPRLPVLYLDYDGVLHPDEVYRVGNQVVLRMDGFALFEWSSIIESLIAPYPELQIVLSTSWVPVFGFDNALVRLPDALQRRVVGATWHLHDPGRWRYLTRFEQILGDVQQHRHHRWLAVDDDGIGWPDEARANLVLTDSLLGLGVVSAQQELAEKLEALHR
- a CDS encoding HAD domain-containing protein, coding for MNPVLFVDYDGVLHKFGEQALDEGFNLIANSALFCWVPHLERLLTPYPEIRIVVSSDWRRLFPDETLADLLGALKPRVIGAVEISCSPRSEEIRREAARRGLVHWLALDDHFSVLDAERVGDERYVGCAPETGLSDPLVQAKLARRLADLMARYRAP
- a CDS encoding type II toxin-antitoxin system HicA family toxin, with translation MSHKHINLLRTIFQDPPSANIHWREVESLLTHLGATIEPAHGARFRVVLNRMEGFLHHPHHGSECGRQDIKQLREFLAHAGVTPSTYEAHGAEHGTS